The DNA region TGTGTAGTTTCCAGGTAATTCTTCATTTTATTGCGATTTAATTAATTGAATGCGATCATCATATATACATGTACGTTGTTTGTTTTATTGACTGCGATCTTACTGTGTTGTTTTGTTGCGCTTGAGTATGTTCATTCGACATGGATTTATTGCTCTATTTATCGTTGTTAGTTGTACTCGAAGAATTTAGTGTTTGATTTGATATTGTTCTATTGGTATAACTGCTATTGTTTATTTATACGTATAGTGTGATTTTGTAATTAATAGAATGTTATGGTGGGAGcaatttatgaacatttttactTTATTTAGTTCAATTGAATATTTATGAGTCGAATCTAGACTTGATTAATTAATGAGTCAAGTAGAATATTTAGACTAGAGCTTGAGAAACCTTATTCGAAAAGAGAATAGAATTTGGGGACCTCTCTTGAGGTGTCTAGTTAACCATTATATAAGCCATAGGGATCGAGTCCGCTTAGTTTTATTAGGATATATTACCTTTTTTTTGTAGACTATTCTGGTGGAAACTCATATATTTTTAAGGAGCGAGCGACCCTTATTAATGGTAAATTTCTTCATGATCATATTTTCATTTGTATGATTATTTGCGATGAGGATTAATGATCGATTGAGCCTAATATGGAAGATGCAAAGTGATACTTAGTGCTTTGTCAAGTGGGTGCAGAAAAAATAATTTTGTTGTACTTTCTATCAAGAAGAAATTTCACAAAAAATAAGTATGACTGTAAATTTGTTAGATTAAAACCATGTCTTTAAAGGGCCACGCCAGGTCTGTTTCTAATGTTTGTTTTCATATATTCTGATTGGTTAGGCTTATACTCGCTATCTGGAAGCGGAACTGCACGTGTTACTAGAAGAGAATGCACTCCTGCAACATGCTTTGGTAAGCAGGACACTGGCTACAACTTTGTTTCTGTAAAACCAATCTGCATGTTTATTATTAGTTCTCTTTTTGACTAGTGCATACATATACAAGAAGCAACAAAGAGGATAAAGCAGCAGGCATGTTGACCACATACTAATCATTTCATATAACAATGCAATACACACAGACACTGTAATTTTGCAGACAATGGAATTTTCACGAATCAAGTTCATAAATAAtttctttcatatttttatttcttATAATCCCCAACAGAAAGTGAGGCAACTTGAAATTTCTAAATAAAATTACAATTTGCAGATTAGTACATAGTGATGATTTGCATATGAAAAACATTATTGCTTTTGAAGATTCAGTTATTAGAACAACGGGTAATGTGAATTTTACATTGGATATGCTATGGAAACCTATGTAACCTGATGCAAATTGCTCAAAAGTTCTATGATAATAGTAGCTCTAATTATCGTTGTTAGTTGTGTATAGAGATTTTCCTATAATCCCCATACCTTATACACATGCGTACACTCAAATATAGACACTTTTCGTGAATTATGCCAACCAGTGAACCTTTGACAATTAAAATTAGATATTATTAATCGGTTTTTTTATGTTATCATCATGCTAACTTCTGGATGGAAATTATGCTTCAGGTTGCATTTTGAGATGCCAAGCATTATGGAGGAATGTATTTTGATTGTGTCGAAAGCAGCTGTGGGCACTTACATGTTCTGCTTGGGTAAGTTCAAAGCACTAATTCCCGAGTCCATCGTGTAACTTCTTCATAGCTACATACAATtccacatacacacacacattaTCTGGACATTAGGCCAAGTAAAAAAACAGATCAGTGCCTAATAAGGAAAGTGGTTTATTACCTGATGATAGCAGTTGCAAGTCTGCAAGCCttcattaaaaaaataattaaggTTATTTAGGACGGATTTATTACACATTATAATCTAATCTGTGACTCTTCCTGATTAGATATAATATCTGAATTTGTTGTAGACATCCTTACATATAGCCAGATTCTCTTCATATATATGCTTTGCTTACTGCTATGCATATTTCAGGTTTATTCATGGCAATTAATAAAAAGATAGATGAAAATTGGTCGATTGGAGTCCCTATTACCGGCATCCTTTGGAGGTTTATCATGGGACCAATTTGTTGGGGCCTTGCCTGTCTTTATTTAGGATTAGATGGTGAAGTGTTAAAGGCAACAATAATCCAGGTACTGACTATTTCGTAATGATACGTAGAAACTATAAACTCAGTGTTAACGAATTGATTTTGTTCAATGGCGATCTAACTACATATATTGTGAATGTTATTTCAGGCGACACTTCCTCCAGCATATTTATCTTTCTATTATGCTCAAGAATATAGAATAGATATCGATTGCATTAGCCATGGGTAATTACTGTTTTTGCCACTGAAATGATACGTATAAACTATAAACTCAGTGTTAACAAATTGATTTTGTTCAATGGCGATCTAACTACATATATTGTAAATGTTATTTCAGGTGACACTTCCTCCAGCATACTTATCTTTCTATTATGCTCAAGAATATAGACTAGATATCGATTGCATTAGCCATGGGTAATTACTGTTTTTGCCACTGAAACTCTTTCCTGTATTTAGAGATCTACAAACTTATACTACTTAAAACCCAAGTAatacattaatatatatatatatataaaaatatataaatacagtcatataaatatatatatatattaatataaatttgtGTTTGATCTGATATTGTTCTATTGGTTTAACTGCTATTTTTTATTTATACACACAGCGTGATTTTGTAATTAATTGAATGTTATGGTGGGAGCAATTTATGTTTTATGGGCTTGAACATTTTTACTTTATTTAGTTCAATTGAATATTAATGAGTCGAATCTGTAGTTGAATAAATTAATGAGTCAAGTAGAATATTTATCCTAGAGCTTGAGAAACCTTATTCAAAGTTAAAGCTTCCGGCGGAAGCTTGTTTACATGTGAGAGTTCAAAGAAGTACATTTAGCTGCAGCACAGGAAAGCATGATGGCAAGAGATGTAATTCTTTGCAACTTTCAGGGTAAAAGGCTAGGAAGGGGGTGAAGATACTATTCAAAACAGGCAGTAGGAATTATAATATACATagatacatatacatatatatatagagagagatagagagagagagtaaaGCTCTACTTACGGTAAAAGAATTTTTGTGCAAAAGGCTTTGATGGTCTATTTATACTAAACCTCTACTTACAGTAAAAGAATTTTTGTGTAATATAAAAATATAGTTCGTATAGAGTTTTTACCCTCATTTATCTTCATGTTGTAGCAACTACAATATCATGCACCAACTAATTTGTGCCCTTTtgtatttaaataaaaaatattatatagtAGTAAATATAGCCAGTTTTGCAGAGAAGCCAGAAAATGAGCAGGGGATTACATTTTAAAAATAGTAATTTCATGAGTATAAAGTTTAATAGTACAACAATTAATACTAATTGACAATGAAAATATTAATGTAACAGTGTATGAGATATTTGAAAGGATGGGCTACTATGGAATATCATCAAATTTGATATTATACTTGACAAGGAAGCTGCACCAGGGCACGTTAACAGCATCAAACAATGTAACAAACTGGGTTGGCACCCCTGCTACTATAGCTTTTCTGTCCTTAACCCCTCCTTCAAAACCATCATGTCCTTGGGATCTtctttaaaacaggaatccaaggCCTTGTGTTGCGCatcagcaacaatatattcttgAACTTTTCTGTAAAGATTAGTATAATTGTACTTCACCAATTTTTATCCATTTATGCTGCAACCAATTACTCACTTTCTGCTCAGCCAAAAACTTAAAGGCCCAGTGGTCCGTCTTAATGAAAAAAGCGATTATCCATGAGATATACCGTCCAAAAACTTGGAGCCTTTTCAGATGTGCCATTTAGACACTTCCCCCTTTTCACTGTTATTTTGATCATTTGCCACATAATAATAAAAGAGAAAGAATGTATACTTTGCGATCTTGTTAGTTAATTAGATTTCTTGATACTATGAAAGCTTTTCCGTAGTGAAATTTACAGTATTTAGCTCCTCCTCTTTTGTTTCTGCTACCTGGACTGACCAAAATTCATGTGGTTTACAGTGAAGTGAGGATAGAAGATTTGGAAACATTGAATTATCTAGACAATTTGTCTGATCGAAAATGCTTCAGTGAACAAGGAGATGCAATTACTTTTGATTATGAGGTATACAGTCTTATGGGTGGGTTCCTTGAGTTTTGTACTACAATAGTGCACAATAAATGAGCATAGCTGTCATCATCTGCCGTTTATTGACACTCTTCTTCGAAATAAGGGATGTAAAAACTTAATTATGAACTAAGATAAGTGGAGGAAAATATGTGCAGTAAATCTCCTCATAAAACATATAACAATTTCAGATATATAGAAACCTTTAAGGTAGATAATATATATGCAAGTGTCTCTTAGCCCAAACTAAACATCTTTTTTTTTAAGTGCCAAATATGCAAAAACTTGTTTTGACTGATGTAAAGTCGCATTAACTATCATTTCTTTTTTACTTTGAGTTCTATCTGTTGTGTGACAATTCTGAAGATAGATTGCTTATGGAGCAGCTTCAAGTGGAATGATATCATGTCAATTTTTTAAAAACTTGAATCTACTGCCTTGTAGATGAAGGCTCTGACTTAGAAGTTGACATCTTATCTATTTTTCAGGTGGATCGGGCTTATCTTTCTACAG from Apium graveolens cultivar Ventura unplaced genomic scaffold, ASM990537v1 ctg2493, whole genome shotgun sequence includes:
- the LOC141700524 gene encoding auxin efflux carrier component 5-like codes for the protein MHSCNMLWLHFEMPSIMEECILIVSKAAVGTYMFCLGLFMAINKKIDENWSIGVPITGILWRFIMGPICWGLACLYLGLDGEVLKATIIQATLPPAYLSFYYAQEYRIDIDCISHG